One genomic segment of Pirellulales bacterium includes these proteins:
- a CDS encoding glycosyltransferase family 2 protein, giving the protein MPRLSCIIPVVGNTQALETTLVSVLERRPEDCEIIVVLNEHYADPYGLKGEVRFVDAPGAGMAACATMGIQVSRAPIVHVLAAGMEVADDWTDSALPHFADPEVASVIPLIRDSANPERLLAAGVQYRRGGGRRVATNLPDRDSSSQSEALGPTIDAAFYRKSALEVLGDGLPINLGDQLADVDLALGLQYAGYRTVLESESVVFAEELVGSGRSGFRSGLYAERLFLRNLPAFGWLAEFAAHPFIVAGELVRSLLRVATLTQLAGRLTAWFSLSDYRLHHHLLAVARETVVRETAARESAEPAVIAKLPELATSDERPV; this is encoded by the coding sequence GTGCCCAGGCTTTCATGCATCATTCCCGTCGTGGGAAACACTCAGGCCTTGGAGACCACGCTCGTCTCGGTCCTGGAGAGACGGCCGGAGGACTGCGAGATCATCGTCGTCCTCAACGAGCACTACGCGGACCCATACGGGCTCAAAGGAGAGGTTCGCTTCGTCGATGCCCCTGGGGCTGGCATGGCGGCTTGCGCGACGATGGGTATCCAGGTCAGCCGAGCGCCGATCGTTCACGTGCTGGCGGCCGGTATGGAGGTTGCCGACGATTGGACTGATTCGGCCCTGCCGCATTTCGCCGATCCGGAAGTCGCCTCGGTGATTCCGTTGATTCGCGATTCGGCGAATCCCGAGCGGTTGTTGGCGGCCGGAGTGCAGTACCGTCGCGGCGGCGGACGGCGCGTCGCGACGAATCTTCCCGACCGCGACTCATCGAGCCAGTCTGAAGCGCTTGGCCCCACGATCGATGCCGCATTCTATCGCAAGTCCGCGCTCGAAGTGCTCGGGGATGGACTGCCGATAAACTTGGGAGACCAACTGGCCGACGTCGACTTGGCGCTCGGCCTTCAATACGCGGGCTATCGGACGGTGCTCGAATCGGAGTCCGTCGTCTTCGCAGAGGAATTGGTCGGCAGCGGACGGAGCGGCTTTCGCTCGGGTCTTTATGCCGAGCGATTATTCCTCCGAAATCTGCCGGCATTCGGCTGGCTAGCGGAGTTCGCGGCACATCCGTTCATCGTCGCGGGCGAATTGGTTCGGAGCTTGCTTCGCGTGGCGACATTGACGCAGCTCGCCGGCCGCCTGACCGCGTGGTTTTCGCTCTCCGACTATCGCTTGCACCATCATTTGCTCGCCGTCGCGCGAGAAACCGTTGTGAGAGAAACCGCTGCGCGCGAGTCCGCGGAGCCGGCAGTCATTGCGAAACTGCCTGAACTGGCGACGAGCGACGAGCGACCCGTTC